Proteins co-encoded in one Cardiocondyla obscurior isolate alpha-2009 linkage group LG24, Cobs3.1, whole genome shotgun sequence genomic window:
- the Drk gene encoding growth factor receptor-bound protein 2, producing the protein MEAIAKHDFTATAEDELSFRRSQVLKILNMEDDMNWYRAELDSREGLIPSNYIEMKSHDWYYGRITRADAERLLMNKHEGAFLIRISESSPGDFSLSVKCSDGVQHFKVLRDAQGKFFLWVVKFNSLNELVEYHRTASVSRSQEVKLRDMVPEECLVQALYDFTPQEPGELEFRRGDVITVTDRTDQHWWHGEIGNRRGLFPSTYVTPYHS; encoded by the exons ATGGAGGCGATAGCGAAGCACGACTTCACGGCCACCGCCGAGGACGAGCTGAGCTTCCGCAGGAGCCAAGTCCTGAAG ATTCTAAACATGGAAGATGACATGAATTGGTATAGAGCCGAATTAGATTCTAGAGAAGGGCTTATACCAAGTAATTATATTGAGATGAAGAGCCACGA CTGGTACTATGGTAGGATAACTAGAGCAGATGCTGAAAGATTATTGATGAACAAACATGAAGGTGCCTTTCTGATCAGAATCAGTGAAAGCTCTCCTggtgatttttctttatctgtaAA ATGTTCCGATGGTGTGCAGCACTTTAAAGTATTAAGAGACGCACAAGGCAAATTCTTTTTGTGGGTTGTCAAATTTAACAGTCTAAATGAACTAGTGGAGTATCATCGTACAGCATCCGTTTCTCGCTCCCAGGAAGTTAAATTGCGCGACATGGTTCCCgaagag TGTTTGGTGCAAGCACTCTATGATTTCACCCCGCAAGAGCCTGGCGAGTTGGAGTTTCGACGAGGAGACGTAATTACTGTCACAGATCGTACGGATCAACATTGGTGGCATGGAGAAATCGGTAATAGACGAGGACTGTTTCCGTCTACTTATGTTACGCCATACCACTCCTAG